The sequence TCTGTCCTAAGCATAGCTATGATATTTTTATAATCGCTATCGTTACAATTAACTTTCCCATTACTATATATAGCATTAAATTCTAATTCAAAAGGTAAAAGTTCATTTATTGTATAGCTATTTAAAAAAAGGGCTTCTAATTCTTCAAATTTCCAGGCATACATAGATAAACCGTTTAAATCTGGTTTTATTAATTCTAACCATTCACTTAAGTCTATTATTCCTTTCCAATTTTTATCAGTAAAAAAAGATAATAAGAATTCTCCAATTGGCAGTGGAAATTTTTTTTGACTAATTCCTTTTTTTTGCCAAGAAATTAACAATTGTTTGAAATTAATTTCCTTGTGGCTTTTTGTAGACAAATAATTTTTTAACATTCTTTATCCTCAATAACCATTTGATATTTATTATTTTTTTTATTATCTTCATCTTTGTCATCTTTTCTTATAATGAAAAAATTTTTTTCACAATTGCTATTACTATTTAAATAGTTATGAATTCTATTATCAACTAATGAATCTGATGGACAAAAGCTAAATAATGGATAATGCTGTAGATTCTTATTTATACTTATATCTACATAATGTGTTTTTCCCCATTTTCTGAAATAATATTTTAATTCTCTATTTTCATTAGAACTAATAAAACTATTTTTTATATTGTTATTTTTTTGTGGATCTTCTGATGAAGGTAACTCTATATTTTGATTAAATGTTTTTTTGGATAACAAAAATGTAGTAGGGTAATCATAACTATCTTTATCAGTCATTGGTATTTTTTCATAACTTGCTATCAAATTCATTTCTGGAGAATCAAATAAATTATTCACGCTACTTTTTTTGTTTTGCCCACAAGATCCTAAATCCACAGTGTCAATTAAAGTCGTTATATAGTTTGCATCAATCGTATTATTGATGCTTAATTCATTGATAATGTTCTCTTTTTTTACAAGGCTATCTTCATGTTTTATAGCATGTATTTGGCTAGATATTTTATTGCTGGAATGATAATTTTTATGACTGTTAAATTTATCATTCTTTATCTCTTCTCCATTGGCAAAATCTTTGAAGACTGAGTGATTATTTATTATAATATTTTTTATGTTGCTTTCTGATAGCTTTAAAGACATATTATAAAGTTGATTATCTATTATTATACTATCTTTTACTTCATTTTTTATTAAAAAACTAATTTCATCAATATTGGTAAGATAATCAACTTCATCAATTTCATCTTTATTTTTGCAATCATAAAATATAGTATTATCATTTGATAAATCAATATCATTAGTTTTGATAAATCGATTTCAGATAATAATCTATTATTTTTTATATTTTCTTTAATAATATCATCTAATGAGCATGTTCTGTTTTGCTTTGATTGTATATTATAAATTTTTATTAAACTTACTTTTGGCATAAAGAACTTCCTCTATTTCGTTTTCTTCAATAAGATATTTCCTTTGAATAATTTTAACCATTTCTTTTTTCAATAAAAAAATATACTTTTCACTTTTCATATGTAATTTTTGTTTAATATTTAATTTTTCTTTTTTTTCTAAAATAACAGCCTGATGAGCAGCTTCCTTTTTAGCTTTCTCCAATTTCAAATCTATTAATTGATGATTAAATACCGCTTGTTTTCTTTTTATTGCTAATAACTCATCTCTTGATAAAAACCCTATATTATTAATATCTGCCAATAAGGTATTAATAAACAAAATTTCTTTATTAATCTCATTGATCTCTTGTTCTATTATCATTATCTTATTTTCTAATTTCTGCAGTAAAATATCGTTCTGATTTATTTTTTGGCATTTTAAAGTATGCCTTTTTTTTACATTACGATAAAATTTCATACATCTCCTGTTTTATTAATGCAAAAGATTTTTTTTCATCAGGAGATTGTATAAGCCAATTATTTATTTTGTTATATTTATATAACATCTCATCATTTTCACGGTTTTCACCTTCTTTATATTCGCCTAAATCAATAAATATTTTCAATTCTTCAATTTTACTTAAGATTTTTCTTACTTGTGCAGCATGACTCAAATGTTTCTGATCACATATATGAGAAGCTACCCGACTTATACTTTGTAAAATACTAATAGCAGGGTAATGACTTTTTTCTGCCAATTTACGATTTAAATAAATATGTCCATCAAGAATAGAACGGATCTCTTCTGCAATCGGATCTGGCTCATCATCACTTTCTAATAATATAGTATAAAACGCCGTTATTCCCCCTTTTTGTGTAAGCCCTGGCCGCTCTAATAATTTTGGCAATGCTTCAAATACAGAGGCAGGATAACCTCTTCTTGCGGGAGGTTCTCCCGCAGCTAATGCCACGTCACGTAATGCTCTCGAATAACGTGTTATTGAATCTAAAAATAGCACTACGTTACTTCCAGCATCACGAAAATATTCAGCAATTGTTGTGGCAACCAGCGCAGCATTTACCCGATCTATTGAAGAGTAATCAGAAGTGGCGTAAACAATAATACATTTATCAATATGACCCGTTTGTTTCAATGTATCAACAAATTCTGTTAGCTCACGCCCCCTCTCACCTATTAATGCGATAACAAAGATATCTGCACTGGCATGTTGTATCATCATATGTATTAGTGAAGTTTTTCCACATCCAGCAGAAGCAAAAATACCCAATCGTTGACCAATACCACAGGTGATTAGCCCATCGATCGCTTTAATACCAGTTACAAATGGATGCTGTATTGGTTTTCTCTGCAAATAATTTGGTGGACTTTGGTTAATACCACGCTTTTCATTAGTTAATAACCCACTGTTTTCTTTAAAACGTTCAGCTATATGTCCCATTGAATCAATGACACAACCTAATAAATCTGATGAAAGTTTTATGGTAAAATGTTGTTTTAACGGAATAATAACACTCTCTTTTGAGATCCCTATCGATTCACCTATTAGCCCTAGTATTACAGTCTCTTTTCGAAAACCAAGAACTTGTGCCTTAGCAATAATTTTTGTATCTCGCCAATTTTTATGAATATGGCAAATTTCACCAATTTCACAATCAGCAATATTGGCCTCAATCATTGTTCCTAATAGAGACTGAATCTTATATATTCTATGGCTTAAAGTGATTTGATTCATTAATGCAGCATCTCTGAATAATTATTTATTAAATGGAAGAATTCTTCCAATGCCGCAGAAAAGCCTGCTCCATCGGCTAAATATGCTGGTGAAACAACGCCAGCCAAATTAATATATCTATTACGAGAAATTAATTGTAACTGTTTTGTCACAGTAAACTGACATTCTTCCATTAATTTTTTTAATATTTTTTCGCTTAATTGGTAAATCACATTACTTTCCTCTTCGCAAAGAGGACTCCACAACCATACATAATTATCATCAATGCTTATATTGATATCTAATGAATTACTAAACTCTAATGTAATCGTGGAATGTCCATCAAAATCAGAAATTAAATTTTTATCGCACCCACTATGTACCAGTGCATCACGAACTAATAAGGCAATATCAATATGCATACTCTCTCCATTTAGCTTTAAATCGTTCTTAATACATTTACGGAAACCGTTTCTGTTAATTCACCAAAAGAAATAACATCTACATTATTAAATTTGTTTTCAACAAATTTTTTTAAAAATCTTCTAATATCAACTGAACATAAAATTACGAAATCATTATAAGATAAAGGTAGGCTATCTAAAGCTATGGATATTTTATCTAGTAAATATTCAGACTCTTTTGGTTCTAAATTCAAAAATGCACCGGCCGAGGTATTCCTAATATTACCTCGAATAATTTCTTCATTTTCATTTGATAATAAAATAACGTTTAAATTATTTCCTCTTGAAAATTTGTGACAAATATATCTTCCCAATGCACTACGGATATGCTCAACTAGTAAAATAACATCTTTCTCCTTTGGAGCCCATTGTGCAATAGTTTCCATAATTAACTTCATATTTTTTATTGATATTTTTTCATTAATCAGCCGTTGTAATATTTCAGCTATTCTTTGAATAGTTGCATGTCTGACGACTTCTTTAATAAGATCTGGATATCGTTCTTCTAAATTATCAATTTCTTGCTTGGCTTCTTGTATACCAAAATATTCGTGTACATAACGAGTGAGTATGTTGGCTATGTTAAAATAAATTTCATCAATATAATGGCGACATAAATAGCCTATTTCTTTTATTTTTTCATAATCCGTTTCATTTATCCAAATATCATTATTAATAGTAATCTTTTCGATGCCAAGATGTTCAATTTCATCGGTCTTATTAATTAGTCGATATCCATCATATCTAACATAGAATTGATCTGCTTTTATTTCATTAATTAATAGTACTATGGTATTTTCTTCTAAATCATCAGAATCACTTATAATAATATCAGGCAAATTAATTCCATAATCTAAATAAAATTTATTTTTTAATTTGATAGAAATATTTTCTTTTTTTAATTTTTCAATTGCGCTTTTATTAACAATCAAAATTAAAGGGAGCGTTTCATTTGTTTTTTTATTAATTACCCCTTGATCATCTATTTCTAAATCGGTTATTTCGTTCTCTTCAATTAATGTTGTATTTTCTTTCTTTGGTATATTTCTTTTAAATTGAAGATAATAAATACTAGTCAATATTGCTGAAATCAATAAAAAAACAATAAAAGGAAAACCAGGTAAACTTCCAATACTCAGTGCAATTATTGCTGAAATAATCAAAATTAATGGATTAGTTAATAATTGGTTAATAATTGTTCTACCTAAGTTTTCATTGTCACCATTCACCCTGGTAACAACAAAACCTGCTGCAATCGCGATTAATAAAGCAGGTATTTGTGCAACCAATCCATCACCAACCGTCAAAATCGTATAGGTTGCTAAGGCATGCGAAAAATCCATCTGATGCTGACTAACACCAACACTAATGCCACCAATAAAATTTATGAAGATAATAATAATACTAGCAATCGCATCACCTTTGATG is a genomic window of Arsenophonus apicola containing:
- a CDS encoding SpaN/EivJ family type III secretion system needle length determinant, whose translation is MSLKLSESNIKNIIINNHSVFKDFANGEEIKNDKFNSHKNYHSSNKISSQIHAIKHEDSLVKKENIINELSINNTIDANYITTLIDTVDLGSCGQNKKSSVNNLFDSPEMNLIASYEKIPMTDKDSYDYPTTFLLSKKTFNQNIELPSSEDPQKNNNIKNSFISSNENRELKYYFRKWGKTHYVDISINKNLQHYPLFSFCPSDSLVDNRIHNYLNSNSNCEKNFFIIRKDDKDEDNKKNNKYQMVIEDKEC
- the sctN gene encoding type III secretion system ATPase SctN — translated: MNQITLSHRIYKIQSLLGTMIEANIADCEIGEICHIHKNWRDTKIIAKAQVLGFRKETVILGLIGESIGISKESVIIPLKQHFTIKLSSDLLGCVIDSMGHIAERFKENSGLLTNEKRGINQSPPNYLQRKPIQHPFVTGIKAIDGLITCGIGQRLGIFASAGCGKTSLIHMMIQHASADIFVIALIGERGRELTEFVDTLKQTGHIDKCIIVYATSDYSSIDRVNAALVATTIAEYFRDAGSNVVLFLDSITRYSRALRDVALAAGEPPARRGYPASVFEALPKLLERPGLTQKGGITAFYTILLESDDEPDPIAEEIRSILDGHIYLNRKLAEKSHYPAISILQSISRVASHICDQKHLSHAAQVRKILSKIEELKIFIDLGEYKEGENRENDEMLYKYNKINNWLIQSPDEKKSFALIKQEMYEILS
- a CDS encoding InvB/SpaK family type III secretion system chaperone, which produces MHIDIALLVRDALVHSGCDKNLISDFDGHSTITLEFSNSLDINISIDDNYVWLWSPLCEEESNVIYQLSEKILKKLMEECQFTVTKQLQLISRNRYINLAGVVSPAYLADGAGFSAALEEFFHLINNYSEMLH
- a CDS encoding EscV/YscV/HrcV family type III secretion system export apparatus protein, translated to MNNFLNEIKRHSELFVLILVFVIISMLVIPLPTYLVDFLIALNIILSALVFLSSFYVNRILNFSSFPAILLITTLFRLSLTVSTSRLILSEADAGEIVAVFGQFVIADNLVVGFVIFAIVTIVQFMVITKGSERVAEVAARFSLDGMPGKQMSIDADLRSSIIDAEEAKRRRSVVERESQLYGSFDGAMKFIKGDAIASIIIIFINFIGGISVGVSQHQMDFSHALATYTILTVGDGLVAQIPALLIAIAAGFVVTRVNGDNENLGRTIINQLLTNPLILIISAIIALSIGSLPGFPFIVFLLISAILTSIYYLQFKRNIPKKENTTLIEENEITDLEIDDQGVINKKTNETLPLILIVNKSAIEKLKKENISIKLKNKFYLDYGINLPDIIISDSDDLEENTIVLLINEIKADQFYVRYDGYRLINKTDEIEHLGIEKITINNDIWINETDYEKIKEIGYLCRHYIDEIYFNIANILTRYVHEYFGIQEAKQEIDNLEERYPDLIKEVVRHATIQRIAEILQRLINEKISIKNMKLIMETIAQWAPKEKDVILLVEHIRSALGRYICHKFSRGNNLNVILLSNENEEIIRGNIRNTSAGAFLNLEPKESEYLLDKISIALDSLPLSYNDFVILCSVDIRRFLKKFVENKFNNVDVISFGELTETVSVNVLRTI